The nucleotide window aaatattatgaacAGAGAATATGTAGTACCTGTTGGCTTTGTCATGCAGAACAATCTCCTCTCAGCTGGAGCTCTCTCAGCCTGCAACTGTGTCTTTACAGTGCTGTCCAAAGTTTGCTGCATTCGGAGAGCTTTCTCCTTCTTGATTTCCTCCAATGTTTTGATGCGCACTTCCCCCAAGTCCTTGGCTTTGCCAAAAGGCTCCTCCAGTTTTCTTTTTGCAGGTGCACTAACAATAGAGCCCTGCTTCTGGGGTTCAGAGTCATGCTTTGACTTGGAAAGTCTCTCTTTTTCCGTTTGAATCCGCTCCTCTTCCATTTGCGTCTGCTTTTTCTCATCAAGGACTTCAGAAAAAGTTTTGATCCTGATGGCAGGAGACGGTTTTGCCCCTGGACTAGAATCATTTGCAGTACAAGATACTGTAACTTTGAGTTTAGGCCAAATGTCTCCCTTTCTTCGGCTAGCTTTCTCGAAGCGGATTTCTTCAAGCGTTTTCACACGGAATTCTACTTCTGGCTTGGTAGCATTCTCTATATCATTAGAACAAAAAAAGAACATGTTAGAAATAATTACGTATGTTTAATTTCAGATGGAAGCTCCTGTTTACACATCTATATAAATATCCCTCCCCACCAAGGTGCATATCAAATCTGTTTTTGATTTTCCAACA belongs to Sceloporus undulatus isolate JIND9_A2432 ecotype Alabama unplaced genomic scaffold, SceUnd_v1.1 scaffold_13791, whole genome shotgun sequence and includes:
- the LOC121918492 gene encoding zinc finger CCCH domain-containing protein 11A-like, which encodes NATKPEVEFRVKTLEEIRFEKASRRKGDIWPKLKVTVSCTANDSSPGAKPSPAIRIKTFSEVLDEKKQTQMEEERIQTEKERLSKSKHDSEPQKQGSIVSAPAKRKLEEPFGKAKDLGEVRIKTLEEIKKEKALRMQQTLDSTVKTQLQAERAPAERRLFCMTKPTAPGNEEEPHMELTSSSRDGTADATVKQQKRKSQEEQVVVASAREEMGEAKALVTTNPASP